A portion of the Methanomassiliicoccus sp. genome contains these proteins:
- a CDS encoding DUF3243 family protein, producing the protein MSQIALAETSASCRDMFFLVRDWEDWRESLKETISAAREVDPSEPHVIAVVEDMIDFLTNRVHSGSPEEARVASLWDHATPEERRMLARCFMEDIESRPISGP; encoded by the coding sequence ATGAGTCAAATCGCTCTGGCGGAGACCTCGGCGTCGTGCCGGGATATGTTCTTCCTGGTTCGTGATTGGGAGGACTGGCGAGAATCGCTGAAGGAGACCATCAGCGCGGCCAGGGAGGTGGATCCTTCCGAACCGCACGTCATCGCGGTGGTCGAGGACATGATCGACTTTCTGACCAACAGGGTGCACTCCGGTTCGCCCGAGGAGGCTCGGGTAGCATCCCTCTGGGACCACGCCACCCCGGAGGAGAGGAGGATGCTGGCGAGGTGCTTCATGGAGGATATCGAATCAAGGCCTATTTCTGGCCCTTGA
- a CDS encoding 2TM domain-containing protein, which produces MDDEQMLRSRARKIAEDKIGFYMHLTAYVLVNALLIAIWWWSGGGFPWFLFVTVFWGIGLVSHGIGAFMGHGYTERMAEREYQKLKGQK; this is translated from the coding sequence ATGGACGACGAGCAGATGCTGAGGTCAAGGGCCCGTAAGATCGCGGAGGACAAGATAGGGTTCTACATGCACTTGACCGCGTATGTGCTGGTCAACGCCCTATTGATCGCGATCTGGTGGTGGAGCGGAGGAGGATTTCCCTGGTTCCTCTTCGTGACGGTGTTCTGGGGCATCGGCCTGGTGTCGCACGGTATCGGGGCATTCATGGGGCACGGGTACACCGAGAGGATGGCCGAGAGGGAGTATCAAAAGCTCAAGGGCCAGAAATAG
- a CDS encoding DUF3096 domain-containing protein, whose translation MNTNLVLAVISIIFGILIIVFPQLLAIIVGIFFILLGIYLLMEAFGERKGTGTATPATAQTQETTEKK comes from the coding sequence ATGAACACGAACCTGGTACTTGCGGTGATAAGCATAATCTTCGGGATACTGATCATCGTATTCCCTCAGCTCCTGGCTATTATCGTGGGCATATTCTTCATACTGCTGGGGATATACCTGCTGATGGAAGCGTTCGGAGAAAGGAAGGGTACGGGAACGGCCACCCCCGCCACCGCGCAGACGCAGGAGACGACCGAGAAGAAGTGA